A genome region from Pseudomonas anguilliseptica includes the following:
- a CDS encoding TIGR02444 family protein produces MPTDLWRFAEALYQRPGVEAACLLLQTQGADVCLLLCAAWLERRQIICSNERSEALRNIAQPWQQQVVVPLRQLRQSWREPAQRDNALVQLREQVKQLELAAEREQLERLAACTQDWPSNAENAPLNWLESLAPQPSNHDALQTLRIAAAQLSA; encoded by the coding sequence ATGCCTACTGACCTGTGGCGATTCGCCGAAGCACTGTATCAACGCCCTGGCGTCGAGGCCGCGTGCCTGCTGCTGCAAACGCAGGGAGCTGATGTGTGCCTGCTGCTCTGCGCTGCCTGGCTGGAACGCCGGCAGATTATCTGCAGTAACGAGCGCAGCGAAGCGTTGCGCAATATCGCGCAGCCCTGGCAACAGCAGGTGGTGGTGCCGCTGCGCCAATTGCGGCAGAGCTGGCGTGAGCCGGCGCAGCGCGATAACGCCCTGGTGCAATTACGTGAGCAGGTCAAACAGCTGGAGCTGGCCGCAGAACGCGAGCAGCTGGAGCGCCTGGCGGCCTGTACTCAAGACTGGCCGAGCAACGCGGAGAACGCACCGCTGAATTGGCTGGAAAGCCTGGCTCCCCAGCCGAGCAACCACGATGCGCTGCAAACGCTGCGCATCGCGGCGGCACAGCTCAGCGCTTAA
- a CDS encoding AlgP family protein: protein MSATKNAKKKSVSTPLHLLQQLSSSLLEHLEDACTRALVDAEKLLAKLEKQRGKAQEKLHKARSKMQDAAVAGKAKAQAKSKDAVAELEQLLDTLKDRQSETRSYIANLKRDAQESLKLAQGVGKVKEAVGKALDSRSAKAAAVKPAAKPAATKAPAKPAASKPAAKPATKAAAPAAKAPAKAVSKAPVAAKPAAMPAAKKPAASAAKPAASKPVAQPAKAAAKPAVKKAPAAKPTSKPAAKPAAKPAAKPVVKKAAAKPAAAKPVVANAPVADAPATSAGSNGSTPPSAV, encoded by the coding sequence ATGTCGGCTACAAAGAATGCAAAGAAGAAATCAGTGAGTACTCCGCTGCATCTGCTGCAGCAACTTTCCAGCAGCCTGCTTGAGCATCTTGAAGATGCTTGCACACGCGCTTTGGTTGATGCCGAGAAGCTGCTCGCCAAGCTGGAAAAGCAACGCGGCAAGGCCCAGGAAAAGTTGCACAAAGCCCGCAGCAAAATGCAGGATGCCGCAGTCGCCGGCAAAGCCAAGGCCCAGGCCAAAAGCAAAGATGCCGTGGCAGAACTGGAGCAGCTGCTCGATACCCTGAAAGACCGTCAGAGTGAAACCCGCAGCTATATCGCCAACCTCAAGCGCGATGCACAGGAAAGCCTGAAGCTGGCCCAGGGCGTCGGCAAAGTTAAAGAAGCCGTAGGCAAAGCGCTGGACAGCCGTTCGGCCAAGGCCGCTGCGGTCAAACCGGCTGCCAAGCCAGCCGCAACGAAGGCCCCGGCCAAACCCGCTGCCAGCAAGCCAGCGGCTAAACCTGCCACTAAAGCTGCTGCGCCAGCCGCCAAGGCTCCGGCCAAAGCTGTCAGCAAGGCTCCCGTCGCGGCCAAGCCAGCAGCCATGCCGGCGGCGAAGAAACCAGCAGCCAGCGCAGCCAAGCCTGCAGCTAGCAAGCCGGTGGCGCAGCCTGCCAAGGCAGCGGCTAAACCTGCGGTGAAAAAGGCTCCAGCGGCTAAGCCCACCAGCAAGCCTGCGGCCAAGCCAGCTGCAAAACCTGCGGCCAAGCCGGTTGTGAAGAAAGCTGCCGCTAAACCGGCTGCCGCCAAGCCAGTAGTGGCTAACGCCCCGGTTGCCGATGCGCCTGCTACATCTGCCGGCAGCAATGGTAGTACCCCGCCAAGTGCTGTTTAA
- a CDS encoding FKBP-type peptidyl-prolyl cis-trans isomerase has protein sequence MPRFALLLLCLLAPLSQAHEHSHDLAYSLGVKLGERLRDEVPDLELQALLDGLRQAYRNGPLALDAKRIESLLAEHEAQLASAPERIEKAKAAEQRFLATEKAKAGVRVLQDGVLMQELRAGSGRKPGAKSRIQVRYIGFLADGSQFDESQTAQWFRLDSVIAGWRSALQQMPVGAQWRLVIPSAHAYGEEGAGDLIPPYSSLVFELELLDTKE, from the coding sequence ATGCCACGTTTCGCCTTGCTACTACTCTGCCTGCTCGCGCCTCTGTCTCAAGCGCATGAGCATTCCCACGACCTGGCCTATAGCCTGGGGGTAAAACTCGGTGAGCGGCTGCGTGACGAAGTACCGGATCTGGAGCTGCAAGCCCTGCTCGACGGTCTGCGCCAGGCCTACCGCAACGGGCCGCTGGCGCTGGATGCCAAGCGCATCGAAAGCCTGCTGGCCGAACATGAAGCGCAGTTGGCCAGCGCCCCGGAACGCATTGAAAAAGCCAAGGCAGCCGAGCAGCGTTTTCTCGCCACGGAGAAGGCCAAGGCCGGCGTACGTGTACTGCAGGATGGCGTGCTGATGCAGGAGCTGCGCGCAGGCAGCGGCCGCAAGCCCGGCGCGAAGAGCCGCATTCAGGTGCGCTATATAGGTTTTCTGGCAGATGGCAGTCAGTTTGACGAAAGCCAGACCGCGCAGTGGTTTCGCCTGGACAGTGTGATCGCCGGATGGCGCAGTGCGCTGCAGCAGATGCCAGTGGGCGCGCAGTGGCGCTTGGTGATTCCGTCGGCTCATGCGTATGGCGAAGAAGGGGCGGGGGATTTGATTCCACCCTACTCGTCCCTGGTGTTCGAGCTGGAATTGCTCGACACCAAGGAGTAA
- the rsd gene encoding sigma D regulator — protein MLESCQNAQERWGGVHLLIDRWLQERKELVHAYAAINNSPQAPSANAEALQRFCEILVDYVSAGHFEVYEQLTSEAKAFGDQRGLDLAKQIYPRIEVITEVALAFNDRCDNGDCHDSVSLLDELKRLGQLLHERFELEDCLIEVLHNAHQEQAAPAL, from the coding sequence ATGCTCGAGAGTTGTCAGAACGCCCAGGAGCGTTGGGGTGGAGTTCACCTGCTGATCGACCGTTGGCTGCAAGAGCGCAAAGAGCTGGTTCATGCGTATGCCGCCATCAACAATTCACCGCAAGCACCGAGCGCTAATGCCGAGGCATTGCAGCGTTTCTGCGAGATCCTTGTCGATTACGTATCCGCTGGCCACTTCGAGGTCTACGAACAGTTGACCAGCGAAGCCAAGGCCTTTGGTGATCAGCGTGGTCTTGATCTGGCCAAGCAGATCTACCCGCGCATCGAGGTGATTACCGAAGTGGCGCTGGCCTTCAATGACCGCTGCGACAATGGCGATTGCCACGACTCGGTATCCCTGCTGGATGAGCTGAAACGCCTCGGCCAGTTGCTGCACGAGCGCTTCGAGCTGGAGGACTGCCTGATCGAAGTCCTGCATAACGCCCATCAGGAACAGGCAGCCCCGGCTCTCTGA
- a CDS encoding DUF3833 domain-containing protein has translation MRTLLICCLVALLAGCAGPQVNEYVSEQPRLELSDYFNGELQAWGMFQNRSGEVVKRFHVAMTGTWGGDVGVLDERFTYSDGSTERRVWTLTKQADGSWRGTAGDVVGEAVGEVAGNALHWRYQLRLKVDDSTYVVDFDDWMFLMDGQVMLNRARMSKWGIDLGQVTLSFYKPAAAEKAE, from the coding sequence ATGCGGACACTGTTGATCTGTTGTCTGGTAGCGCTGCTGGCGGGTTGTGCCGGCCCGCAGGTGAATGAGTATGTCAGCGAGCAGCCTCGCCTGGAGTTGAGCGATTACTTCAATGGAGAGTTGCAGGCTTGGGGCATGTTCCAGAATCGCTCCGGCGAGGTGGTCAAGCGTTTCCATGTGGCCATGACCGGCACCTGGGGCGGTGATGTAGGCGTGCTCGACGAACGCTTTACCTACAGCGATGGCAGCACCGAACGGCGCGTCTGGACCCTGACCAAGCAGGCCGACGGCAGTTGGCGTGGTACTGCGGGTGATGTGGTTGGGGAAGCCGTCGGTGAAGTTGCCGGTAACGCCTTGCACTGGCGTTACCAGCTACGGCTGAAGGTCGATGACTCAACCTATGTGGTTGATTTTGATGACTGGATGTTCCTGATGGATGGCCAGGTGATGCTCAATCGGGCGCGTATGTCGAAGTGGGGCATTGACCTTGGCCAGGTCACCCTGAGCTTTTACAAGCCTGCGGCGGCTGAGAAGGCTGAGTAG
- a CDS encoding heme biosynthesis HemY N-terminal domain-containing protein, whose translation MKRIYWLLLVLAIVAGVASLVLFGLPLAEHKGYVLIAFQGFRYESSLWAFVALVLVLWLLVYLVRLSVRLLVTSGGLLNPWSRLHNRRRVRLASEQGFLDLAEGRWARALRHLKQAASSSPQPLSYYLGAARAAHQLGHHNDSDDLLEQALNRQPQAELAIALQHAELQLARGQTDAALETLQAMRSRHPHHHLVLRQLQQLYLQSGDWSALLGLLPDLRKEKALGNAELSELERQAWRGRLLQAAQPIDGDAQAALLALQQVWQAMSTAQHQVPELLAVYAEQLRQLGAEGEAEELLRHFVKQHYDTALVRLYGLLHGRDLGKQLQAAEGWLKQHPQDAGLLLTLGRLCLHSQLWGKAKDYLESSLVFQRHPETCAELARLLAQLGELERSNSLCQEGLRLLDARLCTPVLPAAI comes from the coding sequence ATGAAGCGCATCTACTGGTTGCTGTTGGTTCTGGCGATCGTTGCCGGCGTCGCCAGCCTGGTGCTGTTCGGTCTGCCGTTGGCCGAGCACAAGGGCTATGTGCTGATTGCCTTCCAAGGCTTTCGTTATGAATCCAGCCTGTGGGCCTTTGTCGCCTTGGTGCTGGTGCTCTGGCTGCTGGTTTATCTAGTGCGTTTGAGCGTCCGGCTGTTGGTCACATCCGGCGGCCTGCTCAATCCCTGGTCACGTCTGCACAACCGTCGCCGCGTACGGCTGGCGTCCGAGCAAGGCTTTCTCGACCTTGCTGAGGGTCGTTGGGCGCGCGCCCTGCGTCATCTCAAACAGGCGGCCAGCAGCTCGCCGCAGCCCTTGAGTTATTACCTGGGCGCCGCACGCGCTGCACATCAGTTGGGGCATCACAACGACAGCGACGACCTGCTGGAGCAGGCACTCAACCGACAGCCGCAGGCGGAACTGGCAATTGCCCTGCAACATGCCGAACTGCAACTGGCGCGCGGACAGACCGATGCGGCGCTGGAGACTCTGCAAGCCATGCGTTCGCGTCATCCACACCATCACCTGGTGTTGCGTCAGCTGCAGCAGCTCTACCTGCAGTCGGGCGATTGGTCGGCACTGCTTGGGTTGCTACCTGATCTGCGCAAGGAGAAAGCTCTGGGCAATGCCGAGCTGAGCGAGCTTGAGCGTCAGGCGTGGCGTGGACGCTTGCTGCAGGCTGCTCAACCGATTGACGGCGACGCGCAGGCGGCGCTGCTGGCGTTGCAGCAAGTCTGGCAGGCCATGTCGACGGCGCAGCATCAGGTGCCCGAGCTACTGGCGGTGTATGCCGAGCAACTGCGTCAACTGGGTGCCGAAGGCGAGGCGGAAGAGCTGCTGCGGCATTTCGTGAAGCAGCATTACGACACCGCTCTGGTGCGTCTATACGGCTTGCTGCATGGGCGTGATCTGGGTAAGCAGTTACAGGCGGCCGAGGGCTGGTTGAAGCAACATCCACAAGATGCCGGCTTGCTGCTGACGCTGGGGCGGCTGTGTCTGCACAGTCAGTTGTGGGGAAAAGCCAAGGATTACCTGGAAAGCAGTCTGGTTTTTCAGCGTCATCCAGAAACCTGTGCCGAGCTGGCGCGTTTGTTGGCACAACTGGGCGAGCTGGAGCGTAGCAACAGCCTGTGTCAGGAAGGCCTGCGCCTGCTTGATGCGCGGTTGTGTACGCCAGTTTTGCCAGCAGCGATTTGA
- a CDS encoding uroporphyrinogen-III C-methyltransferase encodes MSEATTPKEQGPNDHAVKQPEQAPLDTAAALPATPPVASQPASRGNGLALLALLVAAAGAGAGGWGLWQLQEARSEAQSLAQTGKKLEVRLDQLPSVEELETRRRLLAQLQGQQQLLNQRLETVLGASRQDWRLAEAEHLLRLASLRLSALQDINSATALVQAADEILHEQDDPAAFAAREQLAMSLQALRSTANPDRTGLFLQLGALREQVAQLNAQAPSFSADGGVLSELADSGVVEQQWWQRGLQTLSEYFRIDFNADRNIRPVLAGQSLTQVRLSLSLALEQAQWGALHGKSEVYCQALQQAREVLDAHFDVDNPNSRALSARIDELAERPIAVTPPDLSPTLNAVQAYIQAKQTARSQQKVEAEPAAAPSDDVEAQLQEALQ; translated from the coding sequence GTGAGCGAAGCAACTACTCCGAAAGAGCAAGGCCCGAACGATCACGCCGTAAAACAACCCGAACAGGCACCGCTGGATACCGCCGCTGCGCTGCCGGCTACGCCGCCTGTCGCGAGCCAACCGGCTTCGCGTGGCAACGGTCTGGCTCTGCTGGCCTTGTTGGTCGCTGCTGCTGGCGCCGGTGCGGGTGGTTGGGGGCTTTGGCAGTTGCAGGAGGCGCGCAGTGAAGCGCAAAGCCTGGCGCAGACTGGCAAGAAATTAGAGGTGCGCCTCGATCAGCTGCCAAGTGTCGAGGAGTTGGAAACCCGTCGTCGTCTGCTGGCCCAGCTGCAGGGCCAGCAGCAACTGCTCAATCAGCGTCTGGAAACCGTACTGGGTGCCAGTCGTCAGGACTGGCGCCTGGCCGAGGCCGAGCATCTGCTGCGCCTGGCCAGCTTGCGTCTATCTGCTTTGCAGGACATCAACAGCGCCACCGCACTGGTGCAGGCCGCCGATGAAATCCTACATGAGCAGGATGACCCCGCCGCATTTGCCGCCCGCGAGCAATTGGCCATGAGCCTGCAGGCACTGCGTTCGACCGCCAACCCGGACCGTACCGGGCTGTTTCTGCAGCTCGGCGCATTGCGTGAGCAGGTGGCGCAACTCAATGCCCAGGCGCCTAGCTTCAGCGCTGACGGTGGCGTACTCAGCGAGCTGGCCGATTCAGGAGTGGTTGAGCAGCAATGGTGGCAGCGTGGTCTGCAGACCTTGTCGGAATACTTCCGCATTGATTTCAACGCCGACCGCAATATCCGCCCCGTGCTCGCCGGCCAGAGCCTGACCCAGGTGCGGCTGTCCCTCAGTCTGGCGCTGGAGCAGGCCCAGTGGGGGGCGTTGCATGGTAAGAGCGAGGTCTATTGCCAGGCCTTGCAGCAGGCACGTGAAGTGCTGGATGCACACTTCGATGTGGATAACCCCAATAGCCGCGCCCTGAGTGCGCGCATTGATGAGCTGGCCGAGCGGCCGATTGCGGTGACGCCGCCGGACCTCAGCCCGACGCTGAATGCCGTGCAGGCATACATACAAGCCAAACAGACCGCGCGCAGCCAGCAGAAGGTCGAGGCTGAACCTGCCGCCGCGCCCAGCGATGATGTCGAGGCGCAACTGCAGGAGGCGCTGCAATGA
- the hemC gene encoding hydroxymethylbilane synthase, translating into MSREIRIATRKSALALWQAEHVKARLEQAHPGLKVSLVPMVSRGDKLLDAPLAKIGGKGLFVKELETAMLENQADIAVHSMKDVPMDFPEGLGLYCICEREDPRDAFVSNTYASLDALPAGSVVGTSSLRRQAQLLARRPDLKIQFLRGNVNTRLAKLDAGDYDAIILAAAGLIRLGFAERIRSSISAEDSLPAGGQGAVGIECRTADSEIHALLAPLHHHDTALRVTAERALNKHLNGGCQVPIACYAVLEGEQLWLRGLVGQPDGGLLLRAENRAPSAQAEQLGVQVAEALLAQGAAAILQAVYGEAAAE; encoded by the coding sequence ATGTCTCGCGAAATCCGCATCGCCACCCGTAAAAGTGCCCTGGCCCTGTGGCAGGCCGAACACGTCAAAGCCCGCCTGGAGCAGGCGCACCCTGGTCTCAAAGTCAGCCTGGTGCCTATGGTCAGTCGCGGTGACAAGCTGCTCGACGCGCCGCTGGCGAAGATTGGCGGCAAGGGGCTGTTTGTCAAAGAGCTGGAAACCGCGATGCTGGAGAATCAGGCCGACATCGCCGTGCATTCGATGAAGGATGTGCCGATGGACTTCCCCGAAGGCCTGGGCCTGTACTGCATCTGTGAGCGGGAAGATCCGCGCGATGCCTTTGTGTCCAACACCTATGCCAGCCTCGATGCCTTGCCTGCCGGTAGCGTGGTCGGCACTTCCAGTCTGCGCCGTCAGGCCCAGCTGCTGGCGCGCCGGCCAGATCTGAAAATCCAGTTCCTGCGTGGCAACGTCAACACCCGCCTGGCCAAGCTGGATGCCGGTGACTACGACGCCATCATCCTTGCCGCCGCCGGGCTGATTCGCCTCGGTTTTGCCGAGCGCATTCGCTCGTCGATCAGCGCTGAAGACAGCCTGCCGGCCGGTGGTCAGGGCGCGGTGGGTATCGAATGCCGCACAGCCGACAGTGAGATCCATGCTCTGCTGGCACCTCTGCATCATCACGATACCGCGCTGCGGGTGACCGCCGAGCGCGCCTTGAACAAGCACCTGAATGGCGGCTGCCAGGTACCAATTGCCTGTTACGCAGTGCTTGAGGGCGAGCAGCTATGGTTACGCGGCTTGGTCGGTCAGCCGGATGGCGGTTTGCTGCTGCGGGCGGAAAACCGTGCTCCGTCAGCACAGGCTGAGCAGTTGGGGGTGCAGGTCGCTGAAGCCCTGCTGGCCCAGGGCGCTGCGGCCATTCTGCAAGCCGTATACGGCGAGGCCGCTGCCGAGTGA
- a CDS encoding LytR/AlgR family response regulator transcription factor — MNVLIVDDEPLARERLSRMVGELDGYRVLEPAASNGEEALSLIDSLKPDVVLLDIRMPGLDGLQVAARLCEREAPPAVIFCTAHDEFALEAFQVSAVGYLVKPVRAESLSEALKKAERPNRVQLAALTRPAVDSVGGPRSHISARTRKGIELIPLDQVIYFIADHKYVTLRHAGGEVLLDEPLKALEDEFGDRFVRIHRNALVARERIERLQRTPLGHFQLFLKGMNEEALIVSRRHVAGVRKLMHNL; from the coding sequence ATGAATGTCCTGATTGTCGATGATGAACCCCTGGCCCGAGAGCGCCTGAGCCGCATGGTGGGCGAACTCGATGGCTATCGTGTGCTTGAACCTGCAGCCAGCAACGGCGAGGAGGCCTTGAGCCTGATCGACAGCCTGAAGCCGGATGTGGTGCTGCTGGATATCCGCATGCCGGGCCTTGATGGCCTGCAGGTGGCAGCCAGGCTGTGTGAGCGCGAGGCGCCGCCAGCCGTGATTTTCTGCACCGCCCATGATGAGTTTGCCCTGGAGGCCTTCCAGGTCAGCGCTGTGGGTTATCTGGTCAAGCCGGTGCGTGCAGAAAGCCTCAGTGAGGCGCTGAAGAAAGCCGAGCGGCCCAACCGTGTGCAACTCGCCGCCCTGACCCGTCCTGCCGTAGACAGCGTTGGCGGCCCACGCAGCCATATCAGTGCACGCACCCGCAAAGGCATCGAGCTGATTCCGCTGGATCAGGTGATCTACTTTATTGCCGACCACAAGTACGTAACCTTGCGCCACGCTGGCGGCGAAGTGCTGCTGGATGAGCCGCTGAAAGCCCTGGAAGACGAATTTGGTGATCGCTTTGTGCGCATTCACCGCAATGCGTTGGTTGCTCGTGAGCGTATCGAGCGCCTGCAGCGCACGCCGCTCGGGCATTTCCAGCTGTTCCTCAAGGGTATGAACGAGGAAGCATTGATTGTCAGCCGTCGGCATGTGGCCGGCGTGCGCAAGCTGATGCACAACCTTTAA
- a CDS encoding sensor histidine kinase: MKIKSALSEKQPPLVDDFFVPELCQPEALLSMVLLAELLVLVLVLSEPMLPGFDWVRLALTSLFVQWIVLLSAAVLCRLRPLMARMPAATAGALCCAIVVTLSLICTAVADYYELGGPLPRTGEVNLYLRHALISLIMSALLLRYFYLQSQWRKQEQAELRARIESLQARIRPHFLFNSLNSIASLVVVDPYKAEQAVLDLSDLFRASLAKPGSLVPWREELELAQRYLSIERYRLGERLQLQWEIVDVPDDLPIPQLTLQPLLENALIYGIQPRIEGGLVRVEASYHEGVFQLCVSNPYEQLGEEPPSRGTHQALTNIDARLVALFGPRASLSVERRDGRHFTCLRYPCARPKQEARAL, encoded by the coding sequence ATGAAAATAAAAAGCGCTTTATCAGAAAAACAACCACCACTGGTCGATGACTTCTTCGTGCCCGAACTCTGCCAGCCAGAAGCCCTGTTGAGCATGGTCCTGCTGGCTGAGCTGCTGGTGCTGGTGCTGGTGCTGTCCGAACCCATGCTGCCGGGCTTCGACTGGGTACGTCTGGCACTGACCTCATTATTCGTGCAGTGGATCGTACTGCTCTCGGCCGCCGTGCTGTGCCGCCTGCGCCCGTTGATGGCGCGCATGCCCGCAGCGACGGCCGGCGCCTTGTGCTGCGCGATTGTGGTTACCCTGAGCCTGATCTGTACTGCTGTGGCGGATTATTACGAGCTGGGCGGGCCGCTGCCGCGTACTGGCGAGGTCAACCTGTACCTGCGACATGCCTTGATCAGTTTGATCATGTCGGCGTTGTTGTTGCGCTATTTCTACTTGCAGAGCCAGTGGCGCAAGCAGGAGCAGGCTGAATTGCGTGCGCGCATCGAATCGCTGCAGGCGCGTATCCGTCCGCACTTCCTGTTCAACAGTCTGAACAGCATCGCCAGCCTGGTGGTGGTCGACCCGTACAAGGCCGAGCAGGCAGTGCTGGATCTCTCCGACCTGTTCCGCGCCAGCCTGGCCAAGCCCGGTAGCCTGGTGCCCTGGCGCGAAGAGCTGGAGCTGGCACAACGATATTTATCGATTGAGCGCTATCGGCTCGGCGAGCGTCTACAGTTGCAGTGGGAGATTGTCGATGTGCCGGACGATCTGCCGATTCCACAACTGACGCTGCAACCCTTACTGGAAAACGCTTTGATCTATGGCATTCAGCCGCGCATTGAGGGTGGTCTGGTGCGGGTCGAGGCGAGTTATCACGAGGGGGTATTTCAGCTGTGCGTGAGCAATCCATACGAACAACTAGGCGAGGAACCGCCCTCGCGCGGTACGCATCAGGCGCTGACCAATATCGATGCGCGGCTGGTGGCACTTTTCGGGCCGCGTGCCAGTCTCAGCGTAGAGCGCCGTGACGGACGCCACTTCACTTGTCTACGCTATCCTTGTGCGAGACCCAAGCAGGAAGCCCGTGCATTATGA